The following are from one region of the Corylus avellana chromosome ca1, CavTom2PMs-1.0 genome:
- the LOC132167892 gene encoding stress protein DDR48, with the protein MNSNYGKSKSSFDFDLGLGSSRPKSLNDQKNRTSSSSSSYASYSYSSTQPKPAWQPNKPSWTHQPAPTQPAARPGVLSSGPAASMVGDILGKSWASSGSTTGIGIVDKNPNLFGDLVSSALGGQGKSNSNVPLKNATPTPVSSASNQKSSFSMGNIADSLPKTGNSVKSGGNWGSSESFGTYANANSGVNASINSSYGNNNNSNKGPNLGGPSMRSVGSGGGGGAGISSSKDPFVSLVDFGSKQSGGGLNSASKSSKINANDDGFGVFQNASKSSSTAFPSSGFSSSNDDFMGVNSGFNSKVSDFGMPGVDFGSKNETVVQSSGGDPLDMLFSSSSASAGGAVGGQQTSEVDDWGFESEFGGGGIGDHDVGGSTTELEGLPPPPAGVSASMAKNKGMDTYKQGQYADAIKWLSWAVVLLEKAGDDATSVEVLSSRASCYKEVGQYKKAVADCTKVLENDEANVSVLVQRALLYESMEKYRLGAEDLRTVLKIDPSNRIARSTIHRLIKLAD; encoded by the exons ATGAATTCCAATTACGGTAAGTCCAAATCCAGCTTCGACTTCGATCTGGGTCTCGGATCCTCCCGACCTAAATCGCTCAATGACCAGAAAAACCggacctcctcctcctcctcttcctacGCCTCGTACTCCTATTCCTCCACCCAACCCAAGCCCGCGTGGCAGCCTAACAAGCCCTCCTGGACCCACCAGCCGGCGCCGACCCAGCCGGCGGCCCGACCGGGGGTCTTGTCCTCTGGGCCCGCTGCCTCGATGGTTGGCGACATACTCGGCAAGAGCTGGGCTTCGTCCGGTTCAACCACCGGTATCGGAATCGTCGACAAGAACCCGAATTTGTTCGGCGATTTGGTCAGCTCGGCCTTGGGCGGTCAGGGTAAGAGCAATTCCAATGTCCCTTTGAAGAACGCCACGCCCACGCCGGTATCATCGGCGTCGAACCAGAAGAGCTCGTTTTCGATGGGAAATATCGCCGATTCGTTGCCGAAAACCGGTAATTCGGTTAAAAGTGGTGGAAATTGGGGATCTTCCGAGAGTTTTGGGACTTATGCTAATGCTAATAGTGGGGTTAATGCTAGTATTAATAGCAGTTATGGTAacaataataatagtaataaggGTCCGAATCTTGGAGGTCCATCTATGCGAAGTGTCGGtagtggaggtggaggtggggCTGGGATAAGCTCTAGCAAAGACCCATTTGTTTCTTTGGTTGATTTTGGATCGAAACAATCGGGTGGTGGTCTTAATTCGGCTAGTAAAAGTAGTAAGATTAATGCTAATGATGATGGTTTTGGGGTTTTCCAGAATGCATCAAAATCCAGCTCAACTGCATTCCCCTCGAGTGGTTTTAGCTCAAGTAATGACGATTTTATGGGAGTGAATTCAGGTTTCAATTCGAAAGTGAGCGATTTTGGGATGCCCGGTGTGGATTTTGGTTCTAAGAATGAGACTGTGGTTCAGAGCTCTGGCGGTGATCCGCTGGACATGTTATTCTCGTCGTCCTCAGCTTCGGCCGGAGGTGCTGTTGGAGGACAGCAGACGTCGGAGGTTGATGATTGGGGGTTCGAATCGGAGTTTGGTGGTGGGGGGATCGGAGACCACGATGTGGGTGGTTCCACGACTGAGCTTGAAGGGCTTCCACCCCCTCCTGCTGGGGTGTCAGCTTCCATGGCGAAAAACAAGGGGATGGATACTTACAAGCAGGGTCAATATGCCGATGCCATTAAGTGGCTTTCGTGGGCTGTAGTTCTTCTTGAGAAAGCGGGTGATGATGCCACCAGTGTGGAGGTTTTGTCGAGCAGGGCGTCATGTTACAAAGAGGTTGGGCAGTATAAGAAGGCTGTGGCAGACTGTACAAAG GTGCTAGAAAATGATGAAGCAAATGTTTCTGTCCTTGTACAGCGTGCGCTCCTGTATGAAAGCATGGAGAAGTACAGACTTGGGGCGGAAGACCTTAGGACTGTTCTGAAGATTGATCCTAGTAATAGGATTGCTAGAAGTACCATTCACCGCTTGATCAAGTTGGCAGACTAG